The following are encoded in a window of Balaenoptera ricei isolate mBalRic1 chromosome 1, mBalRic1.hap2, whole genome shotgun sequence genomic DNA:
- the ID3 gene encoding DNA-binding protein inhibitor ID-3, translating to MKALSPVRGCYEAVCCLSERSLAIARGRGKSPAAEEPLSLLDDMNHCYSRLRELVPGVPRGTQLSQVEILQRVIDYILDLQVVLAEPAPGPPDGPHLPIQTAELAPELVISNDQRSFCH from the exons ATGAAGGCGCTGAGCCCGGTTCGCGGCTGCTACGAGGCGGTGTGCTGCCTGTCGGAACGCAGCCTGGCCATCGCGCGGGGCCGCGGCAAGAGCCCGGCAGCTGAGGAGCCGCTGAGCCTGCTTGACGACATGAACCACTGCTACTCGCGTCTGCGGGAACTGGTACCCGGAGTCCCGCGAGGCACTCAGCTTAGCCAGGTGGAAATCCTGCAGCGCGTCATCGACTACATCCTCGACCTGCAGGTGGTTCTGGCCGAGCCCGCTCCTGGACCCCCAGACGGCCCGCATCTTCCCATCCAG ACAGCCGAGCTTGCTCCGGAACTTGTGATCTCCAACGACCAAAGGAGCTTCTGCCACTGA